One stretch of Podospora bellae-mahoneyi strain CBS 112042 chromosome 2, whole genome shotgun sequence DNA includes these proteins:
- the CHS3_1 gene encoding Chitin synthase, class 3 (COG:M; EggNog:ENOG503NWXV; CAZy:GT2_Chitin_synth): protein MAYHGAGGRGDGYEDHPLQNLGGPHGQNDDEVQASLLNDNQAYDNSRLGAGTPPVRPVSAYSLTESYTPNAGTTRAGIGVQPTPPPHGYTNEYAGAPQYGVSANGGFGDQQYGNSGHSVAETDDSWIQRQNPNAAPAGGLKRYATRKVKLVQGSVLSIDYPVPSAIRNAVQPKYRDVEGQNEEFFKMRYTAATCDPNDFTLKNGYDLRPRMYNRHTELLIAITYYNEDKVLLSRTLHGVMQNIRDIVNLKKSSFWNRGGPAWQKIVVCLVFDGIEKVDKNVLDVLATIGVYQDGVVKKDVDGNNTVAHIFEYTTQLSVTPNQQLIRPTDDSPATLPPVQFIFCLKQQNSKKINSHRWLFNAFGRILNPEVCILLDAGTKPSPKSLLALWEGFYNDKDLGGACGEIHAMLGKGGKKLLNPLVAVQNFEYKISNILDKPLESAFGYVSVLPGAFSAYRFRAIMGRPLEQYFHGDHTLSKQLGKKGIEGMNIFKKNMFLAEDRILCFELVAKAGQKWHLSYIKAAKGETDVPEGAPEFISQRRRWLNGSFAASLYSLMHFGRMYKSGHNIVRMFFFHIQLIYNVLNVIFTWFSLSSYYLTTTVIMDLVGTPVPASNTSALHHAWPFGDTVTPIFNAVLQYLYLAFVILQFILALGNRPKGSKWTYITSYVLFAMIQAYIIILSVYLVVQAFKIPLADQIKLDNASNAMESLFGGTGAAGVILVALITIYGLYFLASFMYLDPWHMFHSFPYYMLLMSTYINILMVYAFNNWHDVSWGTKGSDKNDALPSAQVTKGEKDEVLVEEIEKPQEDIDQMFEQTVRRALAPYKVEEAPETKELEDSYKSFRTSLVVMWLFSNCFLAVVITSENFDSSFGAGRNATARTAWFFKFLLFATAGLSIVRFIGFCWFLGRTGIMCCFARR, encoded by the exons ATGGCGTACCACGGCGCTGGTGGCCGTGGAGACGGCTATGAAGACCACCCGTTGCAGAACCTCGGCGGTCCCCATGGACAG AACGACGATGAAGTCCAGGCCTCTCTCCTCAACGACAACCAGGCCTACGACAACAGTCGTTTGGGCGCCGGAACTCCTCCAGTTCGTCCAGTCTCGGCATACAGCTTGACCGAGTCGTACACACCCAATGCCGGTACTACGCGGGCTGGCATCGGTGTTCAgcccactccccctccccatggATACACCAACGAGTATGCCGGTGCCCCCCAGTACGGAGTGTCGGCCAATGGTGGATTCGGCGATCAACAATATGGAAACTCTGGGCACTCTGTCGCCGAGACCGATGATAGCTGGATTCAACGCCAAAATCCCAACGCTGCCCCAGCTGGTGGTCTGAAGCGCTATGCTACCAGAAAGGTCAAGCTCGTTCAGGGTTCCGTTCTGAGCATCGACTACCCAGTGCCCAGTGCCATCAGAAATGCTGTTCAGCCCAAGTACAGAGACGTCGAGGGCCAGAATGAGGAGTTTTTCAAGATGCGCTACACTGCGGCCACTTGCGATCCCAACGACTTCACTCTCAAGAATGGTTACGATTTGCGCCCTCGCATGTACAACCGGCACACCGAGCTTCTTATTGCCATTACCTACTACAACGAAGACAAGGTTCTCCTCTCGAGAACACTCCACGGCGTCATGCAGAATATCAGGGACATAGTGAACCTGAAGAAGTCGTCGTTCTGGAACCGGGGTGGCCCTGCCTGGCAAAAGATTGTAGTCTGCTTGGTTTTCGATGGTATCGAGAAGGTCGACAAGAACGTTCTTGACGTGCTTGCCACTATCGGTGTATACcaggatggtgtggtgaagaaggatgTTGACGGAAACAATACCGTTGCCCACATCTTCGAGTACACCACCCAGCTCTCCGTCACGCCAAACCAGCAGCTCATCCGGCCAACGGACGACAGCCCGGCTACCCTTCCACCAGTGCAGTTCATCTTCTGCTTGAAGCAgcaaaacagcaaaaagATTAACTCGCATCGCTGGCTTTTCAACGCCTTTGGTCGCATCTTGAACCCAGAGGTGTGCATCTTGCTTGATGCTGGTACCAAGCCCAGTCCCAAGTCGTTGCTCGCTCTCTGGGAGGGCTTCTACAACGACAAGGATCTTGGCGGTGCCTGCGGTGAGATTCACGCAATGTTAG GCAAGGGTGGAAAGAAGCTGCTCAACCCTCTGGTCGCTGTCCAGAACTTCGAGTACAAGATTTCCAACATTCTGGACAAGCCCCTCGAATCTGCGTTCGGTTACGTCAGTGTGCTGCCAGGTGCTTTCTCGGCCTACCGCTTCAGAGCCATCATGGGCCGACCTTTAGAACAGTACTTCCACGGTGATCACACCCTGTCCAAGCAGCTCGGCAAGAAGGGTATCGAGGGCATGAACATCTTCAAGAAGAACATGTTCTTGGCCGAAGATCGTATCTTGTGTTTCGAGCTGGTCGCCAAGGCTGGCCAAAAGTGGCATCTGAGCTACATCAAGGCGGCCAAGGGGGAGACGGATGTGCCTGAAGGTGCTCCCGAATTCATCTCGCAGCGTCGTCGCTGGCTGAACGGTTCCTTCGCTGCCAGCTTGTACTCGCTGATGCATTTTGGACGCATGTACAAGTCTGGCCACAACATTGTCCGCATGTTCTTCTTCCACATTCAGCTCATCTACAATGTCCTCAACGTCATCTTCACCTGGTTCTCGCTCTCTTCGTACTATCTCACGACCACCGTCATCATGGATCTCGTCGGTACTCCAGTGCCCGCATCTAACACATCGGCGCTCCACCACGCTTGGCCATTTGGCGATACCGTCACACCTATATTCAACGCGGTTTTACAGTATCTCTACCTGGCATTCGTCATTCTGCAGTTTATTCTGGCTCTGGGTAACAGGCCAAAGGGTTCCAAGTGGACGTACATTACGTCTTACGTGCTCTTTGCCATGATCCAGGcctacatcatcatcctctcggTTTATCTCGTCGTTCAGGCTTTCAAGATTCCGCTTGCGGACCAGATCAAACTGGACAATGCGTCTAACGCGATGGAGTCCTTGTTTGGTGGTACGGGGGCGGCTGGTGTCATTCTCGTGGCCCTGATTACCATTTACGGTCTTTACTTCTTGGCATCCTTCATGTACCTCGATCCCTGGCACATGTTCCACTCGTTCCCCTACTACATGCTGCTCATGTCGACCTACATCAACATTCTGATGGTGTATGCCTTCAACAACTGGCACGATGTGTCGTGGGGTACCAAGGGTTCAGACAAGAACGACGCGCTGCCGTCGGCCCAGGTCACCAAGGGCGAGAAGGACGAAGTGTTGGTTGAAGAGATTGAGAAGCCGCAGGAAGATATCGATCAGATGTTTGAGCAGACTGTCAGGAGAGCTCTTGCGCCGTACAAGGTGGAAGAGGCGCCCGAAaccaaggagctggaggactCTTACAAGTCTTTCAGAACGagtctggtggtgatgtggcTATTTTCGAACTGTTTCTTGGCTGTGGTTATTACCAGCGAGAACTTTGACTCGTCTTTTGGCGCTGGG CGGAATGCCACCGCCAGAACCGCCTGGTTTTTCAAGTTCCTCCTGTTCGCTACTGCCGGTCTGTCCATCGTCCGTTTCATCGGTTTCTGTTGGTTCCTCGGCAGGACCGGTATCATGTGCTGCTTTGCCCGGCGTTGA
- the UBC12 gene encoding NEDD8-conjugating protein ubc12 (COG:O; EggNog:ENOG503NYKV; BUSCO:EOG09265FCK), with product MLKIWSMKKEQQKAENSDGAAAGAAGGPKKKKVTAAQLRVQKDLSELSLGTTMRTDFPDPDNILSFILYIEPDEGMYKGGRFSFTFNITPNFPHEPPKVQCREKIYHPNIDLEGKVCLNILREDWKPVLNLNAVIVGLQFLFLEPNASDPLNKEAAEDLRSNREGFKRNVRCAMMGGSVKGEGFDRVAI from the exons ATGTTGAAGATATGGTCGATG AAAAAGGAGCAGCAAAAGGCTGAGAACTCCGATGGTGCTGccgctggtgctgctggagggccaaagaagaagaaggttaCTGCGGCGCAATTGCGTGTGCAGAAGG ACCTCAGCGAACTCTCCCTCGGCACAACGATGCGAACCGACTTCCCCGACCCGGACAACATCCTCTCGTTTATTCTGTATATCGAGCCCGACGAGGGCATGTACAAGGGCGGCCGGTTCTCCTTCACGTTCAACATCACGCCCAACTTTCCGCATGAGCCCCCCAAGGTGCAGTGCCGGGAGAAGATTTACCACCCCAACATTGAcctggaggggaaggtgtgCTTGAATATTCTGAGGGAGGACTGGAAGCCAGTGCTGAACTTGAATGCGGTGATTGTGGGGTTGcagtttttgtttttggagcCGAACGCGAGCGACCCGTTGAAtaaggaggcggcggaggattTGAGGAGTAATAGGGAGGGGTTCAAGAGGAATGTAAGGTGCGcgatgatgggggggagtgtgaagggggaggggtttgataGGGTTGCTATTTGA
- the ILV5 gene encoding Bifunctional acetohydroxyacid reductoisomerase (COG:E; EggNog:ENOG503NVDN; BUSCO:EOG09262N3C), whose amino-acid sequence MSAARNLQKALRPLARQVASPAVQRRTFVAAAGAVRAAAVSRAAAPVAKQQTRGVKTIDFAGHKEDVYERADWPVEKLQDYFKNDTLALIGYGSQGHGQGLNLRDNGINVIIGVRKDGKSWKDAIQDGWVPGKNLFEVDEAISKGTIIMNLLSDAAQSETWPHIKPQITKGKTLYFSHGFSPVFKDLTKVEVPTDVDVILCAPKGSGRTVRSLFKEGRGINSSFAVYQDVTGKAKEKAIAMGVAIGSGYLYETTFEKEVYSDLYGERGCLMGGIHGMFLAQYEVLRERGHSPSEAFNETVEEATQSLYPLIGAYGMDWMFDACSTTARRGAIDWTPKFKDALKPVFNNLYDSVKDGSETKRSLEYNSQPDYREKYEKELEEIRNLEIWRAGKAVRALRPENTK is encoded by the exons ATGTCTGCCGCCAGAAACCTCCAAAAGGCCCTGCGCCCTCTGGCTCGCCAGGTGGCCTCCCCCGCCGTCCAGAGACGCACCTtcgttgccgccgccggtgctgTCCGCGCTGCTGCCGTCTCCCGCGCCGCTGCCCCCGTTGCTAAGCAGCAGACCCGCGGTGTCAAGACCATCGACTTTGCCGGTCACAAGGAGGATGTCTACGAGCGTGCCGACTGGCCCGTTGAGAAGCTCCAG GACTACTTCAAGAACGACACTCTCGCTCTCATCGGCTACGGCTCCCAGGGTCACGGCCAGGGTCTTAACCTCCGTGACAACGGCATCAACGTCATCATTGGTGTCCGCAAGGATGGCAAGTCGTGGAAGGATGCCATTCAGGACGGCTGGGTTCCCGGCAAGAACCTCTTCGAGGTCGACGAGGCCATCTCCAAGGGTACCATCATCATGAACCTGCTCTCGGATGCCGCTCAATCCGAGACCTGGCCTCACATCAAGCCCCAGATCACCAAGGGCAAG ACCCTCTACTTCTCCCACGGTTTCTCCCCCGTGTTCAAAGATCTCACCAAGGTCGAGGTCCCCACTGACGTCGACGTCATCCTCTGCGCCCCCAAGGGTTCCGGCCGCACCGTCCGCTCCCTTTTCAAGGAGGGCCGTGGcatcaactcctccttcgccGTCTACCAGGATGTGACcggcaaggccaaggagaaggccatcgCCATGGGTGTTGCCATTGGCTCCGGCTACCTCTACGAGACCACCTTCGAGAAGGAGGTCTACTCTGACCTCTACGGTGAGCGCGGCTGCCTCATGGGTGGTATCCACGGCATGTTCCTCGCCCAGTACGAGGTTCTCCGTGAGCGCGGCCACTCCCCCAGCGAGGCTTTCAACGAGACCGTTGAGGAGGCTACCCAGTCCCTCTACCCCCTCATTGGTGCCTACGGCATGGACTGGATGTTCGACGCctgctccaccaccgcccgccgCGGTGCCATTGACTGGACTCCCAAGTTCAAGGACGCCCTCAAGCccgtcttcaacaacctctaCGACTCGGTCAAGGACGGCTCCGAGACCAAGCGCTCCCTCGAGTACAACTCCCAGCCCGACTACCGTGAGAAGTACGagaaggagctcgaggagatCCGCAACCTCGAGATCTGGCGCGCCGGCAAGGCCGTCCGTGCCCTCCGCCCCGAGAACACCAAGTAA
- a CDS encoding hypothetical protein (EggNog:ENOG503NWS2; COG:E; COG:T): protein MSSPETLTLASVQEAHKLIKPFIHQTPVLTSTYINTLASTPQTPESLSNTEWSGQNPSNPILRIHFKCENFQRIGAFKARGAFHAIERLKQSPDFDPSRGVVTHSSGNHAQALSLAAKTSSIPAYIVMPTISTPSKIAATLSYSAQITFSGPTAPEREAAAQKIISSTGAALIPPYDHPHIIAGQGTAALELLSQVPTPLNAIITPCGGGGLLSGTALACSESETKVFGAEPSFEGADDGKRGYYSGKRVEAVKSLTIGDGLRTPVGKIPWSIIYERRLVDGMYSVTEDQIRAAMRLVYERLKVVVEPSAVVGLAVALYNEDFRKMVEQEGGEEGWDLGVVFSGGNVSLAALGELFKDQ from the exons ATGTCTTCCCCCGAAACCCTCACCTTGGCCTCCGTCCAAGAAGCTCACAAACTCATCAAACCCTTCATCCACCAGACCCCCGTCCTCACCTCAACTtacatcaacaccctcgcctccaccccccaaacccccgaatccctctccaacacagAGTGGTCCGGCcaaaacccctccaaccccatcctccgcatCCATTTCAAATGCGAAAACTTCCAACGCATCGGCGCCTTCAAGGCCCGCGGTGCTTTCCACGCCATCGAACGCCTAAAGCAATCCCCCGACTTTGACCCCTCCCGCGGTGTGGTAACTCACTCATCAG gcaACCACGCCCAAGCCCTCTCTCTAgccgccaaaacctcctccatcccagcCTACATCGTCATGCCCAcaatctccaccccctccaaaatagccgccaccctctcctACTCCGCCCAAATCACCTTCTCCGGCCCCACAGCCCCAGAGCGCGAAGCCGCCGCCCAGAAAATCATATCCTCCACCGGCGCagccctcatccccccctaCGACCACCCTCATATCATCGCCGGCCAGGGaaccgccgccctcgagCTCCTATCCCAAgttcccacccccctaaaCGCAATCATCACCCCAtgcggaggcggcggtcTCCTCTCcggcaccgccctcgcctGCTCCGAGAGCGAGACAAAAGTCTTTGGTGCTGAGCCCTCCTTTGAGGGGGCAGACGACGGCAAGAGGGGATATTACTCTGGTAAGAGAGTCGAGGCCGTCAAGTCGCTGACCATTGGTGATGGGCTGAGGACGCCGGTGGGCAAGATACCCTGGAGTATCATTTATGAAAGGAGGTTGGTCGACGGGATGTACTCCGTCACCGAGGACCAGATCAGGGCGGCCATGAGGCTGGTGTATGAGCGCctcaaggtggtggttgagccCTCTGCTGTGGTCGGCTTAGCAGTTGCGCTGTATAACGAGGATTTTAGGAAAATGGTTGAgcaggaagggggagaggaggggtgggatcTGGGGGTGGTATTTAGTGGTGGAAATGTGAGTTTGGCTGCATTGGGGGAGCTGTTCAAGGACCAGTAA
- a CDS encoding hypothetical protein (COG:E; EggNog:ENOG503NUI1) gives MGSLSNPVTPFNVLTDAKPDDTSLPAFMVSTTRGFLPRVDPIVTLPPEFDPLESILQRMPVKTASGEPGLLAEGKLGNVVLSELPDLTSHIDKYAPNLPLMNALYRDYSFLLSAFLLEPCHLRFIKGEPYGLARDVLPANIARPIKRCAELTGFKPFMEYAGSYALYNYRLANPPSGLSYPNLRLIRAFEHGLDPSSSEAGFVLVHIAMVSHSPLLVSGCVNALSSATSRDRSRFNTALGEEMLTALRNINRSMETMWQKSKPGSYTSFRTFIFGITSQSMFPDGVLYEGIEEYKGERQSFRGESGANDSMIPLMDSLLSIPMPETPLTEILKDFRQYRPSNHRDFIKYVAERQDELGIKRWALGGEEEEEEGRETRRLWLRLLDQVREFRWRHWCFAREYILKQTSHPTATGGSPIVTWLPNQLGAVLAEMEKIYGEGGGRGKLGEEIEGIMDLVGRQREMLEKEVKKFCEERGVN, from the exons ATGGGTTCCCTATCCAACCCCGTCACCCCCTTCAACGTCCTCACAGACGCCAAACCAGACgacacctccctcccagccTTCATGGTGTCCACCACCCGCGGCTTCCTCCCCCGTGTCGACCCCATCGTCACTCTACCCCCCGAGTTTGACCCCCTGGAGTCGATCCTTCAGCGTATGCCCGTCAAGACGGCCTCCGGTGAGCCTGGCCTCCTAGCCGAGGGCAAGCTGGGCAATGTCGTCCTATCCGAGCTCCCAGACTTGACCTCCCACATCGACAAGTAtgcccccaacctccccttgATGAACGCCCTGTATCGAGACTACTCCTTCCTCTTgtccgccttcctcctcgaacCCTGCCACCTCCGCTTCATCAAAGGCGAACCTTACGGCCTAGCCCGTGATGTCCTCCCAGCCAACATTGCCCGCCCAATCAAGCGCTGTGCCGAATT AACAGGCTTCAAACCCTTCATGGAATACGCCGGCTCCTACGCCCTCTACAACTACCGcctcgccaaccccccctctgGCCTCTCCTACCCCAACCTCCGCCTCATACGCGCGTTCGAGCACGGGCtcgacccctcctcctccgaggCAGGCTTCGTGCTCGTGCACATCGCCATggtctcccactcccctctGCTAGTCTCAGGTTGTGTCAACGCTCTATCGTCCGCTACCTCCCGCGACAGGAGCAGGTTCAACACCGCccttggggaggagatgttgaCCGCGTTGCGCAACATCAACAGGTCGATGGAGACGATGTGGCAAAAGTCCAAACCGGGGAGTTACACCTCGTTTCGGACCTTCATCTTTGGGATCACCTCGCAGAGCATGTTTCCCGACGGGGTGCTGTACGAGGGGATAGAGGAGTACAAAGGGGAGAGACAGAGTTTCAGGGGGGAGTCGGGGGCGAACGATAGTATGATTCCACTGATGGATAGTTTGTTGAGTATTCCGATGCCGGAGACGCCGTTGACGGAGATATTGAAGGATTTTAGGCAGTACAGGCCGTCGAATCACCGGGATTTTATCAAGTATGTAGCTGAGAGGCAGGATGAGTTAGGTATCAAGCGATGGGCTttgggcggggaggaggaggaggaggaggggagggagacaAGGAGGCTTTGGTTGAGGCTGTTGGATCAGGTGAGGGAGTTTAGGTGGCGGCATTGGTGTTTTGCTAGGGAGTATATCCTCAAGCAGACTTCGCATCCTACTGCAACGGGGGGGAGTCCGATTGTGACTTGGTTGCCTAATCAGTTGGGTGCTGTGTTGgctgagatggagaagatttatggggagggtggtgggagggggaagctgggggaggagatcGAGGGGATTATGGActtggtggggaggcagagggagatgttggagaaggaggtgaagaagtttTGCGAGGAGAGGGGTGTTAACTAG